The Chloroflexota bacterium nucleotide sequence GGGATGTGGCTGGGATTGTTGCCGTCGCGGCGGCCGACGGCGGCGGACCGAAGGTGGGGACGCGGGTCGTCGGGATCGCCGATGGAGGCGGGTGGAGCCGTCGCGTTGCCGTGCCCGTGTACCGCGTCGGTCGACTTCCCGACGCCGTGTCGTACTCGGACGCCGCCGACTGGCGGGACACGGTCGCGGCGATCGACGTGCTCTCCCAGCACGCGACGACGGGGAACGTCGTCCTGGTCGTCGCCGGCGGGTGATCGTCGTGCCGCGGGAATGCAGGGCTCCGCACCGTGCGTATAATCGGCGGAAGGCGTAAATCACGCAAAAGGGTTTGTGGAGGAATGTGCGCGCATGATCGACCTGTCGAAATTTGAAGAAGCGGTGAATCACGCGCTGGAGGATGGCAACCCCTGCCTTCTCGCGACGGCCGACAGCTCGGGCCAGCCGGACATCGCCTTCAAGGGCAGCATGATGGTGTTCGATAAGGACCACCTTGCATGGTGGGAGCGCAGCCTGGCCGAGCAGATCGAGCAGGTTGCCCAGAATCCCAAGATCGTGGTCTTGTATCGAAGCACGTCCCGCGGAATGCTCCTCCGCTTTTACGGCCAGGCCACGATCCACCGCGAGGGCGCGATGCGTGAACAGATCATGGGGCGGACGATCCCCGTTGAATTGGAGAAGGACCCGGAGCGAAAGGGCTTCGGCGTCCTCGTC carries:
- a CDS encoding pyridoxamine 5'-phosphate oxidase family protein, which gives rise to MIDLSKFEEAVNHALEDGNPCLLATADSSGQPDIAFKGSMMVFDKDHLAWWERSLAEQIEQVAQNPKIVVLYRSTSRGMLLRFYGQATIHREGAMREQIMGRTIPVELEKDPERKGFGVLVRVDRVRLAGKTLQERDGAS